In Bacteroidota bacterium, one genomic interval encodes:
- a CDS encoding efflux RND transporter periplasmic adaptor subunit — translation MQQSDLKPGLGDTNHKSSFTTSGSGMDRVVEKPKWPPQKIGLIVGAVLFVAMVAYGLWTQQGGRKLRVEQDKLTISTIAQDDFQEFIAVTGVVEPLRTVFLDAAEGGRVQEIFVEEGAMLEAGDPIVKLTNNDLQLDLLNREAQFYETMNFLREARLSMEQNTLNLRQQIVEINYQITRLQRQHARNEELFSKELISDNDYHEVADELEYQKQRRTLTLASHKQDSLMRLVQVSSLESSVERLQRNLDVVRANLENLVVRAPIAGQLTSFDVEVGEAIGVSRRIGQIDKLDGFRVNVPIDEHYLTRINTGQMGSFTLASSDYALQIRKVYPEVQNGRFEVDMEFTDESPAGIRRGQTLRIRLELGDLTEALLVPKGGFFQQTGGNWIFVVENGEATRRDIQLGRQNPQFYEVLSGLQQGERVVTSSYDTFGNVDRLVLQE, via the coding sequence ATGCAACAGTCAGACCTCAAACCAGGCCTCGGAGACACAAACCACAAGTCGTCATTCACGACGAGCGGTTCCGGGATGGATCGCGTCGTAGAAAAGCCGAAGTGGCCGCCCCAAAAGATCGGACTCATCGTTGGCGCCGTTCTTTTTGTCGCCATGGTCGCATATGGACTCTGGACGCAACAAGGTGGACGTAAGTTACGTGTTGAACAAGACAAGCTGACCATCAGCACCATCGCGCAAGACGATTTCCAGGAGTTTATCGCCGTGACTGGTGTAGTGGAGCCGTTGCGGACAGTTTTCCTCGATGCTGCGGAAGGTGGACGGGTGCAAGAGATCTTTGTCGAAGAGGGCGCGATGCTTGAAGCAGGTGACCCAATCGTAAAGCTCACCAACAACGATTTGCAACTGGATCTGCTGAACAGGGAAGCGCAGTTTTATGAGACGATGAACTTCTTGCGGGAGGCACGCCTCTCCATGGAGCAAAATACGCTCAACCTCCGCCAGCAGATTGTGGAGATCAATTACCAGATCACCCGCCTGCAGCGGCAGCACGCGCGTAATGAAGAGCTATTTAGCAAAGAGCTGATTTCAGACAACGATTACCATGAAGTGGCTGATGAACTGGAATATCAGAAACAGCGCAGAACGCTTACCCTGGCTTCACACAAGCAGGATTCCCTGATGCGGCTTGTACAGGTAAGCTCACTGGAATCTTCGGTTGAGCGGTTGCAACGCAACCTTGATGTGGTGCGGGCGAACCTGGAAAACCTCGTGGTTCGCGCGCCGATTGCCGGCCAACTTACCTCTTTTGATGTGGAAGTAGGGGAAGCCATTGGCGTCAGCCGGCGCATCGGGCAAATAGACAAACTCGATGGCTTTCGGGTCAATGTGCCCATTGATGAACATTACCTGACCCGCATCAACACAGGACAAATGGGGTCTTTCACCCTCGCGTCGTCAGACTATGCCTTGCAGATCCGGAAAGTTTACCCGGAAGTGCAAAATGGGCGTTTTGAAGTCGACATGGAATTTACCGATGAAAGCCCGGCCGGCATTCGCCGAGGGCAGACCCTTCGCATCCGATTGGAACTGGGTGACCTGACCGAGGCGCTGCTGGTGCCCAAAGGCGGATTCTTCCAGCAAACGGGTGGCAACTGGATTTTTGTTGTTGAAAATGGCGAGGCCACGCGACGCGATATCCAGTTGGGCCGGCAAAACCCGCAGTTTTATGAAGTGCTTTCTGGCTTGCAGCAAGGAGAGCGCGTCGTTACATCTTCTTACGATACGTTTGGCAACGTGGACCGCCTGGTGCTCCAGGAGTAA
- a CDS encoding ABC transporter ATP-binding protein has translation MIRTKNLTKVYRTEDIETSALGGVDIEIQAGEFVSIMGPSGCGKSTLLNILGLLDNPSGGAYHFFGEEVAGFTERQRAGLRKGSIGFVFQSFNLIDELSVFENVELPLLYIGVNAKEREEKVHAALDRVGMMHRRKHFPQQLSGGQQQRVAIARAVVAMPKLILADEPTGNLDSAHGQEVMKLLTELNEAGTTIIMVTHSPADAEYSHRVIHLFDGHVVSENFMREKYALN, from the coding sequence ATGATTCGCACTAAGAACCTGACCAAAGTATACCGCACGGAAGACATTGAGACCTCAGCCCTGGGCGGCGTAGATATCGAAATCCAGGCCGGAGAGTTTGTATCAATCATGGGACCCTCCGGGTGCGGCAAGTCTACTTTGCTGAACATTCTTGGCCTGCTCGACAATCCTTCCGGCGGCGCCTACCATTTCTTCGGCGAAGAAGTTGCCGGCTTTACAGAGCGGCAACGCGCCGGCCTCCGCAAAGGCAGCATCGGGTTTGTCTTCCAAAGCTTCAACCTGATCGACGAGCTGTCGGTTTTTGAAAACGTAGAACTGCCACTGCTCTATATCGGCGTGAATGCCAAGGAGCGCGAAGAGAAAGTACACGCGGCGCTAGACCGGGTAGGAATGATGCACCGCCGCAAGCACTTCCCGCAACAACTCTCAGGTGGACAGCAGCAGCGTGTTGCCATAGCGCGGGCTGTGGTAGCCATGCCCAAGTTGATCCTTGCTGACGAACCTACGGGTAACCTGGATTCGGCGCATGGACAGGAAGTGATGAAGCTGCTGACTGAGCTCAACGAAGCCGGCACAACAATCATCATGGTAACGCACTCGCCAGCAGACGCTGAGTATAGCCACCGCGTGATTCACTTGTTTGACGGACACGTCGTGAGCGAGAACTTCATGCGCGAAAAATACGCCCTCAACTAG
- a CDS encoding ABC transporter permease — MLKNYFKIAGRNLRRNLGYTSINIGGLAVGIACVLLILAYVRDEAGYDDFHVDAERIYRVHVGEDQEVTPTAIAPVLKRSVPEVEAVTRLYDVGRFQPPVVRRGTMQALESSFFYADSTVFDVFSLPLVVGSPSDALSRPRTLVISQTLAAKYFGDENPIGQTLEIGQRRTPFEITAVMADLPSQSHVQFGLMASFNTTGWADREIWDSANFFTYAKLVNAGAASAVSAKMANLVEEARISGLVDDDYSLSLFPLIGIHLDFEGRSIYLYLLSAIALMILLIACVNYINLATARGARRAREVGVRKVAGAERLQLINQFLSESALTTLLALGLAVLIAELALPFFNDITGKTLDLNYFADPMLWVSMAGILLLVGIAGGAYPAFMLSSYEPGHIFKTTSQAGTGGSGLRRSLVVFQFSVSVVLIVGTAVIYQQLRYIQDKDLGFNKEQLVVLPMGLGNAIEESYPSIRGALLQETQIESVAAINHIPGYQEGGYGFWAAGVFEDSNTLPDIGGVPSDPHVVETLGLRLVAGQDFLPMTADSITSGTYQYLLNEAAVAEAGWTPEEAIGRRIALSGNRMGAVRGVIADYHFLSLHEKIQPLAYFYEPSGCNYMLVRLAAGNTSEAMERVAEVWAAMLPDRPFNYTFLDDEIGALYRSEQQTSRVFFLSAMLAIFIACLGLFGLAAFTTAQRRKEVGIRKVMGASVWQVMVLLTKEFSWLVVLGFGIAAPIAFAITQQWLQNFAYKAPLSIWLFLTAGLLVLCIAWFTVGYQAFRAARVNPVNALRYE; from the coding sequence ATGCTAAAGAACTATTTCAAAATCGCCGGTCGCAATCTGCGGCGCAACCTGGGATATACCTCCATCAATATAGGCGGCCTGGCGGTTGGTATTGCGTGTGTCTTGCTCATTCTGGCATATGTCCGCGATGAGGCGGGGTACGATGATTTTCATGTGGATGCTGAACGCATTTATCGTGTGCATGTCGGGGAAGACCAGGAAGTGACACCGACAGCCATTGCGCCCGTTTTGAAGCGTAGTGTCCCTGAAGTGGAAGCCGTAACGCGGCTGTATGACGTCGGGCGATTCCAGCCCCCCGTTGTACGACGCGGGACCATGCAAGCGCTCGAATCGAGCTTCTTCTATGCGGATTCAACCGTGTTTGATGTGTTTTCGCTACCCCTTGTGGTAGGGAGTCCATCTGATGCTCTCAGCCGGCCCCGAACCCTGGTTATCTCACAGACCCTGGCAGCCAAATACTTTGGGGATGAGAACCCGATCGGCCAGACCCTGGAAATCGGTCAGCGGCGGACCCCATTTGAAATAACCGCTGTAATGGCAGATCTCCCGAGTCAGTCTCACGTCCAGTTTGGTTTGATGGCATCATTCAATACAACCGGATGGGCAGATCGGGAGATTTGGGATTCTGCCAACTTCTTTACCTATGCAAAACTGGTTAATGCCGGCGCTGCATCAGCTGTATCTGCAAAAATGGCTAACCTTGTAGAGGAAGCACGGATAAGTGGATTGGTTGATGATGACTACAGCCTGTCGCTGTTTCCGCTGATAGGGATACATCTCGATTTTGAAGGACGGTCGATTTATCTGTACCTGTTGTCTGCCATTGCATTGATGATTTTGCTGATTGCCTGCGTGAACTACATTAACCTGGCAACTGCTCGTGGGGCTCGGCGCGCGCGGGAAGTCGGGGTGCGCAAGGTAGCTGGCGCAGAGCGGTTGCAGCTGATAAACCAGTTTCTGAGCGAATCGGCGCTAACAACCTTGCTTGCCTTGGGTTTGGCTGTATTGATAGCTGAACTCGCACTGCCCTTTTTCAACGACATCACTGGCAAAACGCTGGACTTGAACTACTTTGCTGATCCCATGCTTTGGGTGAGTATGGCCGGCATATTATTGCTTGTTGGCATTGCCGGTGGAGCGTACCCGGCGTTTATGCTCTCATCGTACGAGCCCGGGCATATATTCAAAACGACATCGCAAGCCGGAACGGGCGGAAGCGGGCTGCGGCGCTCACTTGTGGTTTTTCAATTCTCTGTATCAGTGGTGCTGATTGTAGGTACCGCGGTCATTTACCAGCAATTGCGCTACATACAGGACAAAGACCTGGGGTTCAACAAAGAGCAACTTGTTGTTTTGCCGATGGGACTCGGGAATGCCATTGAAGAATCCTATCCATCGATTCGGGGTGCCCTGTTGCAGGAAACGCAGATTGAGAGCGTGGCTGCCATCAATCACATTCCAGGGTACCAGGAAGGCGGCTACGGGTTTTGGGCAGCCGGCGTATTTGAAGACAGTAACACACTGCCTGATATCGGTGGGGTGCCTTCAGATCCGCATGTGGTTGAAACACTGGGACTTCGGCTGGTTGCCGGCCAGGACTTTCTTCCAATGACTGCCGATTCCATCACTTCCGGTACGTACCAATATCTCCTGAATGAGGCGGCTGTAGCAGAAGCCGGCTGGACACCCGAAGAAGCCATCGGCAGGCGGATTGCGCTGTCTGGAAACCGTATGGGTGCCGTCCGGGGCGTCATTGCAGACTATCACTTCCTTTCGCTCCACGAGAAAATTCAGCCCCTGGCTTATTTTTATGAGCCTTCAGGCTGCAACTACATGCTGGTGCGGCTTGCCGCTGGCAATACTTCAGAAGCAATGGAGCGGGTGGCTGAAGTCTGGGCCGCCATGTTGCCTGACAGGCCATTCAATTACACATTCCTTGATGACGAAATCGGCGCGCTCTATCGCAGTGAGCAGCAAACAAGCCGCGTGTTTTTCCTCTCTGCAATGCTTGCCATTTTTATCGCCTGTCTGGGCCTGTTTGGGCTAGCTGCTTTCACCACGGCGCAGCGGCGGAAAGAAGTAGGCATCCGCAAAGTGATGGGCGCGAGTGTTTGGCAGGTCATGGTGCTCCTGACCAAAGAGTTTTCCTGGCTGGTTGTGCTTGGGTTTGGCATTGCAGCGCCAATTGCCTTTGCAATCACGCAGCAGTGGCTACAGAATTTTGCATACAAAGCGCCTCTTTCGATCTGGCTATTCCTTACAGCCGGCCTGCTTGTACTCTGTATCGCATGGTTCACGGTTGGCTACCAGGCGTTTCGTGCAGCGCGTGTCAATCCGGTTAATGCACTACGCTATGAGTAG
- a CDS encoding ABC transporter permease has product MLKNYLKVAFRNLRRHPGQTGINIVGLGMGIACAMLAMLFLHNEVTYDKFHDDIDDIYRVTSRFAKTIQFTVVPDPMVPAAIEEIPDIVDGTRVWASEVLIAQDTELYEEQASYVDPSFFDVFSFPLLSGSRVFDKPHEVMLSPALAKKYFGETNPIGQTLSLQLNEGFQAYTVVGVTAPVPENSSIDFDMLLPFSQRYELKDPADEESWASYGVTGFIQLRADADTAAVSQQLLSLLDKYSGERIREEEAALTDYAFLLSPLAKHHLAGTGLGGHGISSGTNPSYVYILSVIAGLVLLIACFNFMNLSIGQASSRLKEVGVRKVIGAARKQLVLQFSFEALLLSAIAAAIGGILVYIALPHFNNLTGSALSVAFVDGPLVAGTFLFVTCTTAFFAGAYPAIMLAGVGSMAAFGGKYKFGGANFFTRSLVVLQFACTIMFLIGTVFVSQQQAFMRNASLGFEQEQLVVLPVSAPSNQPQAGAQLLERFQAHMNGHPTVHAIVGTSNAFADGNSATMKTLEDGRQQILYTYRVDNAFVDVMEIPVATGRNFDASKPTDAQAGILVNEAFARVFAMDNPVGQVVPVDLVGIDNPVILGVMEDFHFESLHQQIKPVFFHQQAGNYKINFLLARIAPHDVPASIDALRAAWGELQPGYPFDYYFLDEAIDAQYQAEERWARAMRYASWIAIFIACLGLLGLTSITMSKRTKEIGIRKVLGASVPGLVQLLSREFAVLVVLANVLAWPLAFFALEWWLGAFSYQIDLSLIVFAGIGLLTLGIALLTISFQSIRTARANPVSALRYE; this is encoded by the coding sequence ATGCTCAAGAATTACCTCAAAGTAGCTTTCCGAAACCTGCGCCGGCATCCCGGACAGACAGGCATCAACATCGTTGGGCTCGGTATGGGCATTGCCTGTGCCATGCTTGCCATGCTGTTTCTGCATAACGAGGTCACGTACGACAAATTTCACGATGATATAGATGATATCTACCGGGTGACGTCGCGTTTTGCCAAAACCATCCAGTTTACTGTTGTCCCAGATCCGATGGTGCCGGCGGCAATTGAAGAGATCCCGGACATCGTTGATGGCACCAGGGTTTGGGCCAGTGAAGTGCTCATTGCACAAGATACCGAGTTGTACGAGGAGCAGGCATCGTACGTAGATCCTTCGTTTTTTGATGTGTTCTCGTTTCCATTGCTCTCGGGGTCGCGTGTTTTTGATAAGCCACATGAAGTGATGCTTTCGCCGGCGCTTGCAAAGAAATATTTTGGCGAAACGAACCCGATAGGGCAGACCCTTTCTTTGCAACTCAATGAAGGCTTTCAGGCCTATACGGTGGTTGGGGTAACCGCACCCGTCCCCGAAAACTCGTCCATCGATTTTGACATGCTGCTTCCCTTTTCTCAGCGGTATGAACTGAAAGACCCTGCAGATGAAGAATCATGGGCGAGTTATGGGGTGACCGGGTTTATTCAATTGCGGGCAGATGCGGACACCGCGGCGGTTAGCCAGCAATTGCTCTCCCTGCTCGATAAGTACAGTGGGGAGCGGATTCGGGAGGAAGAGGCTGCACTGACAGACTATGCGTTTCTCCTTTCCCCACTGGCAAAACACCACCTCGCCGGGACGGGTCTGGGCGGGCACGGGATTTCATCGGGTACCAACCCGTCGTATGTCTACATCCTCTCAGTTATTGCTGGCCTTGTGCTGTTGATTGCCTGTTTTAACTTTATGAATTTGTCGATTGGACAGGCTTCGAGTCGGCTTAAGGAAGTGGGGGTGCGCAAGGTCATCGGCGCGGCGAGAAAGCAGCTTGTTTTGCAGTTTAGCTTTGAAGCGTTATTACTCAGCGCAATTGCTGCTGCCATAGGCGGGATCCTCGTGTATATCGCGTTGCCACATTTCAACAATTTAACGGGTAGTGCACTTTCCGTCGCATTTGTTGATGGGCCGCTTGTGGCGGGTACGTTTCTCTTTGTCACATGTACAACGGCTTTCTTCGCCGGCGCCTATCCCGCGATCATGCTGGCCGGCGTTGGTTCTATGGCGGCTTTTGGAGGCAAATACAAATTTGGCGGGGCCAATTTCTTTACCCGGTCACTTGTTGTGTTACAGTTTGCCTGCACCATCATGTTTCTGATCGGGACGGTGTTTGTGAGCCAGCAGCAAGCGTTCATGCGCAATGCAAGCCTTGGCTTCGAGCAAGAGCAGCTTGTTGTGTTGCCCGTTTCAGCACCATCAAATCAGCCACAAGCCGGCGCGCAGCTGCTTGAACGGTTTCAGGCACATATGAATGGACATCCAACGGTCCACGCAATTGTCGGCACCTCCAATGCATTTGCTGATGGCAATTCAGCAACCATGAAAACCCTCGAAGACGGACGGCAGCAGATTCTCTACACCTACCGGGTTGACAATGCTTTTGTGGATGTAATGGAAATACCCGTCGCAACTGGCCGCAACTTCGACGCATCGAAACCTACCGATGCCCAGGCCGGCATTCTGGTCAATGAAGCGTTTGCCCGGGTGTTTGCTATGGATAATCCCGTCGGACAAGTGGTGCCAGTTGACCTGGTTGGTATCGACAATCCTGTTATTCTCGGGGTTATGGAAGACTTCCATTTTGAAAGCCTGCACCAGCAAATCAAGCCGGTATTCTTCCATCAGCAAGCTGGCAATTACAAAATCAATTTCTTGCTGGCCCGCATTGCACCACACGATGTGCCGGCCAGTATCGACGCGTTGCGGGCTGCATGGGGCGAATTGCAGCCCGGTTATCCTTTTGACTACTACTTCCTCGATGAAGCCATCGATGCCCAGTACCAGGCTGAAGAAAGATGGGCACGTGCCATGCGCTATGCGTCCTGGATTGCCATTTTCATCGCATGCCTGGGTTTACTCGGACTGACCTCAATCACCATGTCCAAACGCACCAAAGAAATCGGAATCCGCAAAGTGCTCGGCGCTTCTGTGCCCGGATTGGTGCAACTGCTTTCTCGTGAGTTTGCGGTGCTTGTTGTCCTTGCAAACGTACTTGCGTGGCCCCTGGCCTTTTTCGCACTGGAGTGGTGGCTTGGGGCTTTCTCCTACCAGATCGATTTGAGCCTCATTGTTTTTGCCGGCATCGGTTTGCTCACGCTGGGCATCGCCTTGCTCACGATCAGCTTTCAAAGTATCAGAACGGCCCGGGCAAATCCTGTTTCAGCACTGCGATACGAATAG
- a CDS encoding ABC transporter permease — protein sequence MLKSYFKSALRSLRMQPGLALINLFGLAVGLACCILITLYLQDELGYDSYHENGPQIHRVVIDYTTNGVKREQGYTQGMLAPLLKEEIPEISDAVRLLGTGGIMSYGDRQFNETRLIVSDPAVFSVFSFELLRGAPEEVLSAPGSIVLTEMMAEKYFGRADPIGEVLQFSNDRQLTVTGIVAAPPAQSHFTFEGIISMATLDTADAPSWMFSEWLSTFVQTYVLLGEGTTAPQVEAKIAGLVERRAGEMMRGANRWVDLYLEPLSTIYLTSERDGLGTRGSLTNLYVFGFIAGFILLIACINFMNLATARAMRRAREVGVRKSLGAARQQLVLQFLLEALFTTLLATALAVGLAGLSMGAFNDLAGKSLGIQALLDGRNLLVLFAMVGIVTLLAGSYPALVLSGFEPMGVLKGKMGNWRRGEGLRKSLVVFQFAISIALIVATGVVYYQLQFMKGQQLGFEKEQVLVLDFQGDDEVQQQLPAIKSEMRRQPGVLAVSTSQTVPGRGLPASGGAVQLADGVSQDISVGLYMVDFPFVDLYQMEMVAGRDFNSQIASDSTAALLLNETAVAQLGLSSPEDALGLEASFWGNAGRVVGVVRDIHHFALQTSVTPMALRIDRDNQSLFSVRIAPENISQTVAALQGVWQQMVPSRPFTYEFLDETFDAQYRAEERFGRVFFVFTVLALLIACLGLFGLAAYTVAYRTKEIGIRKVLGASTQSVILLLSKDFTQLVLIAVCLATPAAYFAMQSWLEAFPYRIGVPWWLFVGAGALALIIASLTVGAQSLRAANTNPVEALKRD from the coding sequence ATGCTCAAGAGTTATTTCAAAAGCGCATTGCGGAGCCTGCGGATGCAACCCGGGCTTGCACTTATCAACCTGTTTGGGCTGGCGGTTGGATTGGCCTGCTGCATCTTAATTACGCTTTACCTGCAAGATGAACTCGGATACGATTCTTATCACGAAAATGGCCCGCAGATTCACCGTGTTGTGATCGATTACACAACAAACGGCGTCAAGCGCGAGCAGGGGTATACGCAGGGCATGCTGGCGCCGCTGCTAAAAGAAGAAATCCCCGAAATCAGTGATGCTGTACGATTGCTGGGCACCGGGGGCATCATGAGCTACGGAGACCGGCAGTTCAACGAAACGCGGCTTATTGTATCAGACCCGGCTGTGTTTTCTGTTTTCAGTTTTGAACTGCTTCGGGGTGCGCCTGAAGAGGTGTTGTCAGCGCCCGGCAGTATTGTGCTTACGGAAATGATGGCTGAAAAATACTTTGGCCGTGCTGATCCTATTGGAGAAGTGTTACAGTTTAGCAACGACCGTCAATTGACCGTCACCGGCATTGTAGCTGCACCGCCGGCGCAATCACACTTCACATTTGAAGGCATTATTTCCATGGCCACGCTGGACACTGCAGATGCGCCTTCGTGGATGTTCAGCGAATGGCTGTCTACTTTTGTACAGACGTACGTGTTGCTCGGCGAGGGCACCACTGCACCACAGGTTGAAGCAAAAATTGCTGGCCTTGTTGAGCGCCGCGCCGGCGAAATGATGCGAGGCGCCAACCGATGGGTTGACCTGTACCTTGAACCCTTATCTACGATTTATTTGACCTCTGAACGCGACGGGCTGGGAACGCGGGGCAGCCTGACCAATCTGTATGTGTTTGGGTTTATTGCCGGCTTTATTCTGCTGATTGCGTGTATCAATTTCATGAACCTCGCCACGGCGAGGGCCATGCGGCGCGCACGAGAAGTAGGGGTAAGGAAGTCTCTTGGGGCAGCCCGTCAACAGCTGGTTTTACAGTTTTTGCTAGAGGCGCTTTTTACTACGTTACTGGCTACGGCATTGGCTGTCGGGTTGGCTGGCTTGAGCATGGGGGCCTTTAATGATCTTGCTGGCAAATCCCTCGGGATACAAGCATTGCTTGATGGCCGCAATTTACTCGTGCTATTTGCAATGGTAGGCATTGTAACCTTGCTTGCCGGCAGTTATCCCGCGCTGGTATTGTCTGGGTTTGAGCCCATGGGTGTGTTGAAAGGCAAAATGGGGAACTGGCGTAGGGGGGAGGGCTTGCGTAAATCGCTCGTTGTATTCCAATTTGCAATCTCGATTGCGCTGATCGTGGCGACGGGCGTGGTGTACTACCAACTGCAATTTATGAAAGGCCAGCAGCTAGGCTTCGAAAAAGAGCAGGTGCTTGTCCTGGATTTTCAGGGAGATGATGAGGTACAGCAACAACTGCCTGCCATTAAATCTGAAATGCGCCGGCAGCCGGGGGTACTGGCCGTTTCAACATCGCAAACGGTACCTGGTCGTGGCTTGCCAGCAAGTGGCGGTGCGGTGCAACTCGCGGATGGCGTTTCGCAGGATATAAGCGTTGGACTGTACATGGTAGATTTCCCGTTTGTTGACTTGTACCAAATGGAAATGGTTGCCGGCCGTGATTTCAATAGCCAGATCGCTTCAGATTCTACGGCGGCGCTCCTCTTGAATGAAACAGCTGTTGCCCAACTGGGCCTGTCTTCTCCCGAAGATGCCCTTGGGCTTGAAGCAAGCTTCTGGGGTAATGCTGGCCGTGTTGTGGGCGTAGTCCGCGATATTCACCACTTCGCCTTGCAAACCAGCGTTACGCCGATGGCCTTGCGGATTGATCGGGATAACCAGTCCCTCTTTTCCGTGCGCATCGCACCAGAGAACATTTCACAAACAGTGGCGGCGTTGCAGGGCGTATGGCAGCAGATGGTACCAAGCCGGCCTTTTACTTACGAATTTTTGGATGAAACCTTTGATGCCCAGTATCGCGCTGAAGAACGGTTTGGTCGTGTCTTTTTTGTCTTCACCGTGCTGGCATTGCTGATCGCGTGCCTCGGACTATTTGGGCTTGCTGCCTACACCGTTGCCTATCGCACCAAAGAAATTGGAATACGCAAAGTGCTTGGCGCATCAACGCAATCTGTGATTTTGTTGTTGTCAAAAGACTTTACGCAGCTTGTGCTGATAGCCGTCTGCCTGGCTACGCCGGCTGCTTACTTTGCCATGCAGTCGTGGCTAGAGGCCTTTCCTTACCGGATCGGTGTGCCGTGGTGGCTCTTTGTAGGCGCCGGCGCACTTGCGCTCATAATCGCGTCCCTCACGGTTGGCGCGCAGTCGCTTCGCGCTGCCAATACCAACCCGGTAGAAGCACTAAAGCGCGATTAA